DNA from Phragmites australis chromosome 16, lpPhrAust1.1, whole genome shotgun sequence:
CAAGAGCAAGACATTGTGTGATTTGACTAGATTGTGTCTTATGACAAGTAACAAAAAAAGCTCAActgaggatgaacttgacagcAACGGTAATatggtattacctacttatgatgagcTATCTAATGTTGTTGTTTGTCTTGGTACACTTTTAGATAAatgtaacaaaaaaattaagaaacatgatgttttaattaaattgcttaattatgaaattgcaagacttaagactttaattcgtgatgatgatgcttgcaagtcatgtgacttaatttattatgagctcacttctcttagacATATTCATGTTTCTACTCTTGAAAAactcagagaagaaattgagaagaatgagaaacttgttgtaTTAAATTGCAGACAAGTTAAAAATGCTAGTTATTCAATGCCTGATTTTCTTGATTCAACTTCCTGTTctaattactcaattctagaattgaagttgcatgatgctaatgttagagtttctcaaatagctaataacatgattactcatgaggttctttcatgctctaattgccgtaaacaaaagaaacccatgaaTGTTGCTTGTAATAAATGCCCAATTCTTTCTAAACAGGTTAATTACTTGACAGAAACCTTagaacatttttctaagggaaagaaaaatctgaacctaattttagatttatctaagtcaagcacatgtaaacaaggttCATGTTTTGACCTCTGTGCTCATTCTAAGATAAATGCACCCACTATGTCAGGGCTCTTAGTAGTGGAAAATTTTAAATACTTGTTGAATAtgaacctaagaaggttgtttttaagtatgtggatttttatcttctacaatgaaTACAAATGTAGCTTCTTTTTCTAAATCCACAGATCTGGTTAAGTACACTTGtactcattgtggtagagatgggaATTTAGTAGTGTTTTGCTTTGGACTAGCtaaaaacaaaggaaaaaaagtttAAAGCTAGGTTTAATTTTTGAAAGGCACGTGTTATCCCTCGTGAGGTTGTTGCATCTCATTTTATGCCTCGGGTGAAACAGTCATCACTTTTTTCTACTCATGTAACTCGTCATGAGCCTACTCGGGCTTCTCGAGTTGAGACTACTCGGGCAGCTAGTACTTCTCgagttgaacctactcgagcttctcgagttgagtctACTCGGGTTACTCGTATTTTACCTACTAAATGCTTTATTACTAACTCTAGTATCGAGGCATTGACAACTTTTGTTGCTTTACAGGTTTCTCGAGTAAGGAAGGAGAGCATATGGTTAGTCGATTCCGGATGCTCACATTATATGTTTGGTGAtaagaattggttctcctcccttgtataTGCGTCTCATACTGAGAGTGTTACATTTAGAGATGTTTCTTCTATTTCTGTTGTGGCAAAAGGTATAGTACATgtaaatgacaagtttatgttCGAGGATGTTATTCTAGTCgaaaacttgaaatttaacttgctttctgtctcacaaatgattgatgaacaCCTTGAGGTgtgttttaagaaaaatgaatgcaaagtattagatgcttcaTGTGATCTTGTTTTTAGTATCTCAtattttggaagagtttttaaggctgattttgatgcatcacatttttctaagcttagatgtcttgttgcaAATGATTCTAAAGATGTATTCTTTTAGCATCATAGACTTGGTCTTTATCATCTTactcgagttagtggtttagatcttatttgtGGTTTGACTAAACTTAAGAGTGATAGTgagttagtttgctcttcttgttgaCATAGTAAAATACATTCATGTTCATatccacctattaccatggttatgacaaatgTGTCTGGTCAACTTTTGCATCTTGCTACTATTGGTCCCtctagagtacaatcttttgaagataaatggtatgtacttgttattattgatggtTTCTCTAGatactcttgggttttctttatGAAACTTAAGGATAAagcttttgatcattttaggaatCTATTTATGAGATTATCTGTTGATCTTTCATGTTCACTTAGAgctattagaagtgataatggaacttaatttgaaaattctttttttatcaCTTTTGTGCCAAAaaaggtattgaacatcaattttcatcacctacaatGCCTCAACAAAATGATgtagttgaaagaaagaatataactttggttgagatggctagaaccatattagatgaattttctacacctagaaatttttttggctgaagctatatctactgcttgttatgtttcaaaccgtattttttttaaaatctaaattAGGTAAAATTTCATATGAGCTGCGGTTTGGACATAGGTCTAGTGTAtctcattttagagtttttggttgtaagtgctttgtgctgaaatcagaaaatttggataagtttgagttCAAATTAGCttatggtatttttcttggatatcccgCTCATACTTGTGGCTATCGTGTGTTTGTTTtagagactaacaaaattgttgaaacctaTGAAGTTACTTTCGATGAAGCTAGTCCTAGAACTAGACCAAATGATACAGGTAATGGTACACATATTCAGAGGGAGTCTAAGAGCatatttgtggatgatgatgaggagaaggaggaggataaAATTTTAATTCCTGTAACACAATCAGTTGAAGATCATTTGATACCTTTGACTACTTTGGCTACAGTTGGAtatcctcaagctactacatcatctgtgcatattgaagaagaagaagatattgCTTCTAGAGTCAAtactcctttgcacattcagtgTAGTTATCCACTTGAttagatgattggagatttgcatgagcgAGTCACACGGTACatgtttattgattctaattctcatgtCCATTCagattttgttgcttcttttgaacctaAAGATGTTTCACATCATTAATTGAagaatcttggatcaatgtcatgcatgggGAACATGGAAATTTTGAACGCaataaaatttgaaagcttATAGCACCTCCTCCGGGTCATACACTTATTGGTACTatatgggttttcaaaaataaacaaaatggtggtggtggtgttgttagaaacaaagctagacttatAGCTCAGGGTTTTACATAGGTAGAAGtgctagattttgaggaaatTTTTGCTccggttgctagactagaagtcgttagaattcttttagctttttctacatctaaaggctttagattgtatcaaatggatatcaaaagtGCTTTTCTAAATAGCTACATTAATGAGGAAACTTATGTTAAATAACCATCTGATTTTGAAAATCCTATCCAGATCATATGtacaagttgtctaaagctttgtaaacaattttgaatacaccgttAATAAGTAGGACTAGCACTCTTCAAACGAAaatgcatctttacatagcaacctacaccaaagggagtaataaaagtagttttttcttcatcctctatccaAATGCTAATTTAGTGATActccgaataggcatctagaaaacaaaaCAATGCACAACCCACCATAGAGTCAATGATCTGGTCGATAcgagaaagagaaaaaggatctttgggaTAAACTTTATTGAGGTCGgtaaagtcgacacacattctccacttgctaTTGACTTTCTTTACGAGGACAGGATTCACGAGCTATGTGAGATGACGAACCTCCCAAATGAAGCtcgcctttaggagtttgctgacctcctcctggatggcttgtTTTATGTCCTTTACGAATCTTCAATGCTTCTACACCACATGTTTGACGTCGGGTTCCATAGCTACTTGATGCTCGATCAtctccctagggactccggaCATATCTGacggtttccatgcaaacacatcttggtttgcccagagaaaagtgatgagctcgagttacTATTTGGGATCAAGGTCATCCCCTGTCTTGATCATCTTGCTCAGCTCAGATGGGTCAAGGGGCACTATTTTGACACCACCACCAACCTTCTTGTCCTTGGCACCATCGTTGTTCTCACCTTTGGCGGTGGCGTCGGACTTAAAGGCATCAGTGAAACTAGTGAGCTTGGAGTCCTTTGCCTTGTCCTTTCTCTTGGTGGCGGCTTGATGCTTCTGACGCTTAGACTGTACCCCTTGAGGTAGTTGTCGTTCGGCAAAAGTATTCAACCATATCCAGGCTCTGCTTATCACTCTTAACCGCTACACGTTGATCTCCCTTGATGGTTATTATCCATTTAGGAACTAGGATCTTGAGCACCTGTTATGTATAGTGCACCACGTCCATAAACTTTCTAAGCATTAggcggcctaggatcacattgtacgccaTCTTCAAGTCCGCAACGTCAAAGGTCAACATCTTTATTTGGAAGTTGTCAGGTTTGCCGAACATGACTGGTAGCTCGATCTGACCGaggggcatggtcgatgagtttggAGTTATACCATGGAAAGGCTCAGCTCTAACCTTTGGATTTTCATCTTGTCTAACATCTTAGCAAAGATGAGGTAGAGTGAACTATCCTCGTCGTCCAAAGTTCTAAAAACCTTTATGTTGAGGATAGTATGTTGGACCACAACCGGGTACTGACCTAGGTGTGGAACCGCGGCTGGGTGGTCAACTAGATCGAAAGTGATTAGAATTTCCAACTACTTGAGGTACCGAGGAGGCCCAGTCAGAGCCAGGTTGACCTCCCTTTCGACTGTCTTGTACTGCCTCTTGAACTCATACGAAGcggatcctctgaagatgtgcCAAGTTCTGACTGACCCTATGGAACTCGAGCTCGTCATCTTTAGCGTATAGCTTGGTCTGTTTGCTATGGTAATCAACAATAGTAGCCTTGAGCTTCTCCTCAAGCTTCTTGTTGATAACTTGACACTGGTCAAATAGTGTTAGTTGGTCCGATAGACGGGACACCACTTCTCGCGACCACGGCTCTGGCCCTTATTGTCTCTGGTGTTGCATGACTTGCTCTTATTGATCGCGGCTACGGTTATGTCTgaacccttgcgcttgtcaccagacttgttcttcttcccctcattctATCCTTGGTGCCTCTCTAGAAAGCGATGATGACCAACCCATCGGAGATGTTCGAGATCGTATTACGCGTGTTGCTGAACCTCTAGAGGAAGTCCTGAAGAGATTCATCCTTGCCTTAgttcagctgatggagatcGTTTTTCATTCTCAGGTGCTCGAACGTACActggaagttggcgatgaactgagccttcaactcagCCCACGATCGGATCGAGCTGGGTGGCAGGTTCAACAACTAGGACCTTATAGGTCTATCGAGGACGGTTAGTAGGTGATTGGTCATTACCTTGTTGTTGTCACTAGCTACTCAAATGACAGTGGGGTAGATCTataaccactcgttgggattgAGCTTCCTGTCATACTTCTCGGACCATCGTATCGACCAGATTTCAGGTGTGAAAGCTTCACAACCTCCATCGAATTCTTCTTGAGGAGATGGGGAGGACTATCACGCTTGTTTCTACGGACAGGGGAGTCACATTGAATGTCTCATCCCGGAGATATGTGGTCATTATAATATCGATCGTCCTCACGGTGCTCCTCATGGTAGTTGTCAATCACTTCCGTAAATCACACATGTCATGAGAGATGTGGTTCTCAGGTCTTATGATTTATGCGCTTATAGATAGGGCAGTTACAGTTCGGTCTGCAGGGCTATCCTCAAGCTCGACCACCCGAGCTTCCCTTTTGTGATCCCTCGACTCGAGGATATCCACATATGTGGCTCCTCAAACCAGCACCTTGCCAACTGGGGTGCCTAAAGTCGTTAGGGTTATTTACTCGAGCAGCCTGGATCTGAGTCGCATCAAGCAAAGTCTTAAGCTAATTGACCATCAAGGTTAAAGGATTTGTCGGATCCAATTCATGGAAagatcttagaatcagatgagcACCCTGAATGTTAGCTTCCAGAGTAAAAAACACCACTACCAAGGCTTAGTTGTGGTTGAGTCGATGTTGCTCCGTGATCGCTATTGTGAGGGAGTTTGTTCCTCGATCTTGGAACCGTTGCTGGTGGAGGCATCACCTAACCAATAGGCATTCCCACAACAAGTCAATGTTGAATATCAGGGTTCACCTGACCCTCCGTAGTTCATTGATGACAGGCGGTGTCGGGGGTCTATAAGGCTCCGGCTACAAACGTCCCTAGCGGTAACCCTTCGGCGATGCCGATACCTTAGACGGCTTCCACCGCTGTCGGATCCTCAGGGATTCCTACACCATTGTTTACCATAACGTTTTGATCTTTCGTGTTCTGCTCAGTGGGTGTGCCGTCGGCTCCAACCATAAACACAAATCGATCTTTTTGGTCGCTCTAGTCATTGATGGAGCCTTCATCGCCACTCTTGTGACTTTCACCATCATTGCCGGTGTCCATTAATTGAAGAACGTTAGGTTCTTTGGGATCCCAGCCGAGGTGTTCCACCTcgcggtatgcgtccaatgAGCTAAACTCGATGATactggtgtggatcagtccaccttgatcggcCCAGCAATATGCTATAGTTCCGAAGGTGGTCTCAAAGCCAGCAAGAGGCGATGCGAAGATGAATGTAGCCGACTCGAGGTGGTCATAGAAGACGGTGTCGGAGAACTCGACACAGACGcacacttgagacatgatcgatcctaAAAAACAGATGAAGACCCCTACCTAGCGCGTCAATTATCGAAGATTGGTCCCCGATCCATAATTGAAcaggggtaccttcgagatcagggatcgagcaagaaacaagacacatgatgtatataggttcgggcccTCGGTAttgagtaataccctacatcttgtgtggatgatgttgtatatgTGGGTtatctcaagtacaagcaatgtggctagatCTATTACAATGGAGCGGATTGGATGTAGACTAATCTAAGAttgaagtcaccgagtatctccAATTGCTAGGATCTTGGTGCTGCCAATTGCTAGGATCTTGGTgctgcttgcgtcgagttgcgtACGCCTCCGTCTTCCCTCTGGAGGTTAATCCATCAATAAATAGTGATTTCAAACCATGTGAGTAAGTACTAGTAACTGTATTTGACCATTATTTGATGCATTGTCGGTCACTTATATGAAACAGCATTGTAGTCATGTTAATATATGGATTCATGCTactgttatttttattttaatattttaagtcATAGATTTATGGTTCTGAGGTTCGATCTTCCTAATTTTAATCACTGGTTTCCATCCGATACTGGCATATTTCCATtcgaattcatttatttttgtataATTGGCAATCTCGTGTTTATTTTCGTTTCCGTCCGGttaagaaaatgtgaaagtgaaaacggttaaGGGGTTTTTCCGATCGTTAtcatccgttttcatccctagctaCCTTGATGATATATATAAAGAAGAAATTCCTAGCCATCTCAATAGAACTTTAATGGCAAGTGCTTTAGTTCCGCACTCGTTATATTTACAACAAAGTGTACATAGAATGAGATGAGAGGCTCACTCGATGAAGGAGGTGTGCAGTAGGAGTTGTAGATTTGGAGGTTTGGTTAGGGTTCCTGTGGTTTTCGTATGGGTTGGTGGTTAGGTTTTCCGGTGGAGTTGCCGTTGGTGATTTTTGATCGGCTTTTGATTCTCCAAGCTGTTTATGGTGCCTTCTTCTTCGGAGGAGGAGTCTTCAGTAACAACTTTGGGAGGTATGTAGATTACCATAATCCGGGGAGGACGGGTTGGTGGTGGGTTTTTTCTGGTTTGGGACAGGTTCCCTCATTGACTTGCTGGTTGTTGGGTTCAACACCGATGCTAAAGCTATTGACGTCAGTTCGCTCTTTGTTCGGTGAGCTTTCGGCCGTCGACCGATTCGTGATGCCAAAGCGTTTATCGTTTCTAAGGACTGATTGTAGCAGGTCGTCTCTTGTGCTATCAAAATTAGATGCGCCCTTATCGGTTGAGTGCACGGTCTCCAGCTCCTTCCTCAGTATGGCTCCCCGTCTAGCTCCAACGAGGTGTTGCTGTGTCTGGTTGAATGGATCGGAGATGAAGCAGATGTTAGGGAATTCTCGGGAGTTCAGTTGTAATTTTGATCTTCTCTAGGAGTTTCTTTGTAAATGGTGGTCTGTACTGCTTGTGCTTCATCAATGAAATACCGCCCgtttccttaaaaaaataattgagTAATGATTCCGGGACAAAACAGCAATAATACAAGTAAAACCTGGTACATTGTCACGTCAAACACGTCTACTAGAATCTTCACACGAGCACAGTTCCGTTACACCACCACATGGATCGTGCGTGTGAGTTAGGTACCGGGACTGGGACCGTCACGTTGCAGATAGGGCCGATCGTCTCGGTAGATAGGAAACAAAGTAGGTGTAACCAGTAGTGGCACGATCAAATTATTAACAGAATAACATCATATCGTCGCAGACTTCGGTGGTTATTACACGGTGACATTTTTTATAATGAGAGAGTAACCGTGTAGagttagggcatgtttggtgaGCTCTAAAATAGTTTCTCGAGTAAAATTAGAAAGTTGTGTTAAATAATGGTTTTTAGTTTAATAAATATATAGGAGTGATtttctgaaataaactaaatattgagagctgaaaaaagtagTTTCCTCTGATTTACATcctaatataattattttctttagaGAGGTTATCCTAGAAAATCACTTTCGGCTACAAAACTACTTTTTTCAGAGAATTACTCCCTTAAGATAATTTGGATCAGGAGTagctctaccaaatagaccCTTAGTGTAACTCCAATAGATGCCCAAAACCAGTCCCAATAGCTAAATTTTGGGTACATGAGAAAAAAACTCCTTCAACAGAAACCCAAAAACattctaaaaaaatagctaTGCCCAAAAAATACCTCCGAGCTAGCAAGATGTACCGAACCCCAATCGGACTCCCAGTCGGTGAAATCCTTGATCCCACGCTCGTCGCACGCTTCACGCACCGCTCGCAGCGGAGCGCTCACCGGTGGGGCAGTTGCTTCGCATGCCCCCCGCAGCCCGGCGCGGGTGTCATTTGGCGGCGGGCGACTGCGACGCTTGTCGGGTGAGGGCGACGAAAAGATCAACTCAAAGGAGACGACCACTTTCCTTTGCTTTTTGTGCAATTCTTGCTGTTTCTTGGAGTTTATGGACAGCGACTACGTCACCAGCCTGCTGATGGGCGCTGCCGCCTCTGCTCCGGGGCTCGACTTCGACACGCTGGACGGCGGGTTCTTGAAGATGCTCTTTGGCAACGGTGGTGCCAACCTGTTCGAGGTGCGTGGACCCCCGGAGGGGTCATCGGTGTCTGATCCGATGTGGGCACGCGCGAGGGATGGCGGCAATGCCAGGAAGAGGAAGGCGTCCATGAGAGACGGCGATGGAAATGACAATGAGGCCTGCTTGGGCAATGTGGGGGAACGAGCAACGCGGAGAGGGTTCTGCCATGGTCTAGCTTTCTAGTTCGTGATGTGTTGGCCTTATTCTAAATCTTGGTTTGATAGGTGGGGAAGGCAAGGGGCCGGATGGGAAGAGGTGTAAAGTGGGTGGCAACGAGAGCCTGGTGAAgctgaaggtggaggaggcgacgATGAGCGGTGACTTGTTTTTGCGTTCAATCGCTGCAGCAGCAAGTTGAGGTGAGGATGCCACTTACATTTGGTTGCGTCACATGGTTGTAGCTCgaaattttgatcttttttttgtttattaCACTTTTAGTTCTTGTCCATGAAGCTCGCGATAGTGAATCCACAACTTGACTTCAACAACCTGTCTACACTCCTACACAAAGATGTGAGCTTTGAATTATCTCATTTCTGGTGCTCCAAATCTATGAAACAATCCGCCCCTAacatgttatttcacatgttaTTTCCTCAGTAACAATCAATGCTCTTTAAGTCTGTTAGACACGGCTCTACCCCACATAACCAACCCACTGTTTGCTTTTTAGAAACAGATGACTAATTATCAATATGGTGTCAATATGGTCAGTTACAAGCTGATCATACAAAGATCGAGTTTTAATCCCTGGTAATCTCTAGCGTTGACATTTTTTATATAGGGAGTATAAAGACCTATGTCAAGTGAAGTTCTAAGCTGACTATTATTAGACTTTAGGCCTGAGAACTGATTAATTTCATGATATATTGGACATACGGTAGCTTGATTCTTCTCATAGAGATCATATCGATCTCGTAAAATTAAAGTAGATTATGCAATAGATATGGTGCAAATATTATA
Protein-coding regions in this window:
- the LOC133895019 gene encoding uncharacterized protein LOC133895019; this encodes MDSDYVTSLLMGAAASAPGLDFDTLDGGFLKMLFGNGGANLFEVRGPPEGSSVSDPMWARARDGGNARKRKASMRDGDGNDNEACLGKGGEGKGPDGKRCKVGGNESLVKLKVEEATMSGDLFLRSIAAAAS